In Montipora foliosa isolate CH-2021 chromosome 13, ASM3666993v2, whole genome shotgun sequence, one DNA window encodes the following:
- the LOC137982936 gene encoding cilia- and flagella-associated protein 91-like, whose protein sequence is MSSTQTVTHGKLQSSRTHDYLYDPLFSLSSDRDHARSTFKAHTGTDRIKRVPHFKTMFSDLRHYPRYSIHLEVTDPVPKFIPRQWRGYAEQDREALIRYTKFNYDPTVQVPAKDYAHVPVSGKDRYKFFRRPIIPFLQQVPPDVLLQSSKVDPLAVPEIEVERPPTPATRTVEIQTDYRDSETQTDPYTPEYVVRPGSQPELLTLATLSYGHGLPAGLAEVEMIERARAKRAWEATLPALNDMENLELRKRMMDEQERKEWSFREQEIEKLQEARLEVLKRILEQREEDHAELNTKRLDRLWSNKQQEKERKFKRIQTEHIKTVRKLNEKRRTVEGKLERREIVKDYSNYDSQTYAPMSRVGVFLDRGSEQYNVKSYHLNTYQGLLELEASLPDFVTQPRIQAPKPKSSGKGGFVKRRQRRQRELEEVANVIELAKRPPDVKKPLKFLVKVEKPIPRPPTPSVEVPSQFEEEKELAIIFLQKVIRGRAIQNMMFEGKEKRLELIQELRSTHALQEAGQLEKRNDRQAVLSLQRQRRLDTNKDSFVEEALAQMEGSTLADMFDFLSKELIRLQEERRIHAFAMLAERQRRIREAEESGRRQLEERRRREEDEIFKQVVKVHQSTVDTYLEDIIMGAIDKTAEEQARKEIQEQAEKINQIAYDMEKTRTKLQSEEIVAELVSSFLLPEVQKITMRENVKRSQRKHLIAAHRIIHGESESVMEENPNAEPVKEDKSAEKQPQDPLETGRPVSGNRVSSRPPSEQEQFSSRPATEKSQTSDRESPKPQSRSASPKVGQSSRASSPRSHSSRPSSAKSRPDSAPSRDSIEPVKSADDVSEPTS, encoded by the exons ATGTCTTCAACGCAAACAGTGACACACGGAAAACTTCAGTCTTCTAGGACACATGACTACCTGTATG ATCCTCTGTTTTCATTGTCAAGTGACCGAGACCATGCCAGATCTACCTTTAAAGCTCATACAGGAACTGACAGAATT AAACGGGTTCCACacttcaaaacaatgtttagTGACTTGCGTCACTATCCAAGATACAGTATTCATTTGGAAGTGACTGACCCAGTGCCAAAGTTCATACCTCGACAGTGGCGAGGATATGCAGAACAAGACAGAGAGGCACTTATCCGTTATACCAA GTTTAATTATGATCCAACAGTTCAAGTTCCTGCCAAGGATTATGCCCATGTCCCTGTTTCTGGGAAGGATAGATACAAGTTTTTCCGGAGACCAATCATTCCATTCTTACAGCAAGTTCCTCCAGATGTGCTTCTTCAGTCTTCCAA GGTGGACCCTCTTGCTGTCCCTGAAATTGAAGTGGAGAGGCCTCCAACCCCAGCCACACGCACGGTGGAAATACAGACAGACTACAGAGATAGTGAGACACAAACGGACCCATATACTCCAGAGTATGTTGTACGCCCAGGCTCGCAACCAGAGCTGCTGACACTGGCTACTCTTTCTTACG GTCATGGACTCCCAGCAGGATTGGCAGAGGTTGAGATGATTGAGAGAGCAAGAGCTAAACGAGCTTG GGAGGCCACACTTCCAGCTCTAAATGACATGGAAAATCTAGAGTTAAGAAAAAGAATGATGgatgaacaagagagaaaagaaTGGTCTTTCAGAgaacaagaaattgaaaa attgcAAGAGGCAAGGCTGGAGgtattgaaaagaattcttgaacAAAGAGAAGAGGATCACGCTGAACTTAACACCAAAAGACTGGATAGACTATG GTCAAACAAGCAACAAGAAAAAGAGCGCAAGTTTAAGAGAATCCAAACCGAGCACATTAAAA CTGTCAGGAAACTGAACGAAAAGCGACGAACAGTGGAAGGAAAACTGGAACGCCGTGAAATAGTCAAAGACTACTCGAACTATGATTCGCAGACATACGCGCCAATGTCGCGTGTCGGTGTATTCCTCGACCGTGGCTCTGAACAGTACAATGTCAAAAGTTACCATCTAAACACTTATCAGGGGTTGCTAGAACTGGAGGCATCTCTCCCAGACTTTGTTACCCAGCCAAGGATTCAAGCCCCAAAGCCCAAGTCCAGTGGGAAAGGAGGCTTTGTGAAGAGGAGACAAAGGCGACAGAGAGAGCTGGAGGAGGTCGCAAATGTGATTGAGTTGGCCAAAAGGCCGCCAGACGTAAAGAAACCACTGAAGTTCTTGGTGAAAGTTGAGAAGCCGATACCGCGTCCTCCGACGCCATCAGTGGAAGTTCCATCACAG tttGAAGAGGAAAAGGAACTGGCCATTATCTTCCTACAAAAAGTTATCCGTGGCCGAGCTATTCAGAATATG atgtttgaaggaaaagaaaagcgttTGGAGCTGATTCAGGAGTTGCGCAGTACCCATGCGCTTCAAGAAGCCGGGCAACTGGAAAAGAGGAATGATCGACAAGCCGTGCTCAGTCTGCAAAGACAAAGAAGACTTGACACTAACAAG GATTCTTTCGTCGAGGAAGCATTGGCTCAGATGGAGGGTTCCACCCTTGCTGATATGTTTGACTTTTTGAGCAAGGAGCTCATTCGACTTCAG GAAGAAAGACGCATTCATGCTTTTGCTATGTTGGCGGAGCGGCAAAGACGAATCCGCGAAGCTGAGGAGAGCGGGCGAAGACAGCTGGAGGAACGTAGACGACGCGAAGAAGATGAAATCTTTAAGCAG GTTGTCAAGGTTCACCAATCCACTGTTGATACATACTTGGAAGACATAATAATGGGAGCCATCGACAAGACAGCCGAGGAACAG GCTCGCAAAGAAATTCAAGAACAAGCAGAAAAGATTAACCAGATTGCTTATGACATGGAGAAAAC GCGAACCAAACTGCAGTCTGAAGAAATCGTTGCTGAGCTTGTCAGTTCGTTCTTGTTACCCGAGGTGCAAAAGATAACCATGAGAGAGAACG TGAAACGTTCCCAGAGAAAGCACCTTATAGCTGCTCACAGAATCATTCATGGTGAGTCTGAGTCAGTCATGGAAGAAAATCCAAATGCAGAACCTGTTAAAGAAGACAAATCGGCCGAGAAACAACCTCAAGATCCCCTGGAAACCGGAAGGCCTGTCTCTGGGAACCGAGTTTCATCCCGACCACCCTCGGAACAGGAGCAGTTCTCTTCAAGACCAGCTACTGAAAAATCGCAGACTTCTGACAGAGAAAGCCCAAAACCGCAATCGCGAAGTGCTAGCCCGAAGGTTGGGCAGTCGTCGCGAGCTAGCTCACCGCGATCTCATTCTTCTCGTCCAAGCTCGGCTAAGTCTCGACCTGACTCTGCACCCTCTCGTGATTCTATCGAGCCTGTGAAGTCAGCGGACGACGTGTCGGAGCCAACTTCTTAA
- the LOC137982686 gene encoding cilia- and flagella-associated protein 68-like — protein sequence MTYASQNVMPFVSELRATGHGELWDHTDEKKFQQFGWRCTNTESSYNTSTLIGNWNEQRFDINRISKPKPIPSQYNHYFKTTYGSGYNVVDTSRVPEALKHLEAREPTAFPGHQPELDPLKVKKQYNSFLTTSRAAFGDPSKQK from the exons ATGACTTACGCTTCTCAGAACGTTATGCCTTTTGTGAGTGAACTCAGAGCAACAGGGCACGGTGAGCTGTGGGATCACACcgatgaaaaaaaatttcagcaGTTCGGCTGGCGATGCACCAACACAGAGAGTTCCTACAACACCAGTACGTTGATAGGAAACTGGAACGAACAGAGATTTGATATCAACAGAATATCTAAACCGAAACCCATTCCTTCACAG TACAATCACTACTTTAAGACAACGTACGGTTCTGGATATAACGTAGTAGACACAAGCAGAGTACCTGAGGCATTAAAGCATCTTGAAG CACGAGAGCCAACAGCATTTCCAGGCCATCAACCTGAACTTGATCCACTTAAAGTGAAGAAACAATACAACAGCTTCTTGACAACCTCCAGGGCTGCGTTTGGTGATCCAAGCAAGCAAAAATAA